A region of the Candidatus Cloacimonadota bacterium genome:
GCTCTGCTTTCATTATTTTCTCTTCGCAAAGCAATAAACAAAGAAAGGGCACCCAACGAAAGCAGTAATCACCCCAACCGGAATCTCGATCACGGTGAGATGCATAGCCAGAAAATCACAGAGAATGAGAAAAATTGCACCTCCCAGAGCACTGAGCAGAAACACTCGCCTTTGATCATTACCAAAGAGCATTCTTACGATATGTGGTACTAATAGCCCAACAAAACCTATTATTCCAGCATAGGCAACTGTAACCCCGACCAGTAGCGAACTGACAACGAAGACATTTCTTCTGATCTGTTTGATCTCAATCCCTAAACTGGCTGCTACTAAATCACCACTAGTCAGGATATTTAGCTTATCTGACAGACTAAAGAGATATATCATCAAAAGAACTGATCCACCAACGACGAAACGAAAGACCTGCCATTCCTTAATACTAAATATATGACCGAGATTACCCATCAGAACACCTATTATGCTGCCAATCTCTCGCTGATTAAGATAGAGCAGCAGGGAAATAAGCGAAGCACAGAACATTCCTGCAATAATACCGGAGAGGAGTAGTTTGGTACTGCTAAAAAAGCCACCGATCTGAGCCAGATACCAAACGATAAGGATCAGGATCAGTGCACCGACAAAGGCAAATACAGGGATAAGAAGATATAAGCCGAGAATGATCGCAATAACACTTCCTAAAGCAGCTCCCGAAGATACTCCCAATATGTATGGTTCTGCCAGTGGGTTATTGAGCATGATCTGATATACAGAGCCAACACCTCCCAGTACAAATCCTGTCAGAAATGTTAACAGCAGTCTCGGAAAACGGACTTGAGCCACTATATAACCTGAACTAGCCCGGTAAGTTAAGTACATATATACAATTCCTACCGCCAATAATCCAAATATCAATCCTCGTATAACAATTTTACTCTTCATAGCTTTCCTTGCTAATGCTTCCTCCTTCGATACATTCTGCTGCTAGTTAAAGCAAGAAACTTACAGCAGAACACTCAGGATGACATTAGTTTAGTAATGTACTAAACATATTGTTTTATAAAACAATCCTCTTTCTGTTATTCCTTCTACTAGAGAATCTCAATCTTTTCTCCGTACTCTCTTTTTCTCTTTTTTTTTAATCATTTCCTTGCTCTACTTCCGCTGGGGCATCTGTGTTCATCATTTTTTCATCCGTGTGTATCCGTGGTTAATTCTTTGCTACTTTTAAACATCAAAGAAGATCTCCTGCAGTTTCTTGATCCCTTCAATAATTCTCGGACTTGCTCGGAGAATGATATCGGGATCGATATCTTCTATCGTGTATATCCTACCATCCTGACAGGCCTTGATATTCTGCCACCCTTTTCGTGATCTCACATCTTCTGCGGTTATTCCCGGATAAGTGAGGATGATAATATCCGGATCTGCCATTATTACATCTTCGGCACGAACCCTACTGTAATCTCTTGGTAGCTCATCGAAGATGTTAGTCCCTCCAGCCAGCTCAACAATCTCTCCGATAAAAGAGTATCGAGAAACACTCATTATAGGGTTGCCATATATCTCTAGATAGACACTTGGTCGTTCCTTATCAAGATATCGCAGATTATCGATCTCATTTCTTAAAGAATCGGCAATTTCTTTCCCTTTCTCTTCAATCTTGAGATATTTAGCGATCTCTTCTATACTGACCAAAAACTCATTAATTGATTGCGGATAGATGGAAACAGTCTTAATACCAGCTTTTTCGAGTTCGAAAGATAAATGTTCTTGTTCCAAACCGGATGTAAAGACGATAGTCGGATCTAAGGCGATGATCTTTTCTCTGCTAACAGCTCCGAAATTACCCACTTTAGGAATTTCCTTAAAGTCTGCAGGATAATCGACCTCTTCAGTAACTCCAACGACATTCTTTACCCCTTGCAGCAGATAGAAAATTTCTCCAACTTCAGGTGAGGTAATAACATAACGATCTTCTTCGGATCTTTCTCGTTCTTGACTACATGAGATCAATAGTATAAATATCACTAATAAAACTAAATACTTCATATCTCTATCCCTTTTCTTTCTTGTCTTCCTGCTTTATTGCCAACAGACCCACTAATCCTTCCGCAGGTTTTTCACTAATAACTAATAGCTATTAACTACTTTTAAGGGGAGCAAATAAGGATAGAATCTTCTGCCAGTTCCTTCATCCGCAGAACTCAACAAAATGACTCAATGGCAGGTTTCCTGGCTTGCAGCAGGTTAATCACCGAGCCTTCCCATTCTGCTTTTCAGAACAGTGACCCGATACCTCTTAAAATTGCTGCTTACAGTGGCGGAGACCGCTTCCGCTTTTCACGGAATTCCCTCTTTGCTCACCATCAAGCTACATATCTAATCTTAAAAACCCTTAAACTCTGTCAAGATATTCCCCGCTAAATTTACATCTTCTATCATTTAAGTTAGAATACAGATATAGTCATCCTGAGTGTTCTGGTCTTTTCTTCTAGCTCTGCATTGGACAGAATGTATCGAAGAATTCATTAAACAGACACTTTTTTACCCCTTGTTTTCCCCTTCGATAGTATTCCCGAAAGAGAGAGCATGAAGCTCACCGGAAATCACTCAGAGTGACACTTTTGGGTATTAGATACTATTTTCAATTTTTTTATCACCATTTCATTCTCCTTGTTATTCTATAGTTCTTTATTATCTTATCTCTAAAAAGGGAGTAACGATGCGTAGAATTAAACTAATTAGAACTGCAGTTCCTATTTTAGAGGGTGCCGGAGTTCATTTAAAACGGGCTTTCGGTTATTCGGAAACACCCCTCTTTGATCCTTTTCTAATGCTGGATGATTTCCGTAATGATGAACCTGACAAGTATCTAGCTGGCTTTCCCTGGCATCCTCATCGCGGGATAGAGACCATTACTTATATGCTGGCTGGTTCTGCTGAGCATGGAGATAGTCTCGGAAACAGCGGTACTATTCACAAAGGGGAAGTGCAATGGATGACAGCAGGTTCCGGTATCATCCATCAGGAAATGCCTAAGCCGGATAAAGATGGTAAAATGTATGGCTTTCAACTCTGGGCTAATCTACCTGCCAAGCAGAAGATGATGGAGCCCCGCTATCGAGATATCAGAGCTTCCGATATTCCTCTTGTGAAAACAGCAGAGGGAGCAGAGATAAAGATCATTTGTGGGAATTATGGCAAAGTATCCGGTTCAGTAAACGATATCGTTATCGAACCTCAATACTGGGATGTGATGATACCGGCAAACAGACAATTAACTCTTCCTACACCTACCGAACACAATTGTTTTATTTATTGTTACGGAGGAGAGGCAATCATCGATGAACAGAAGATAGTTAATCGGCAAACGGTTCTCTTCGAAGATGGTGACGAGATCTCGATTCAGGCACTCACAGAAGATTTTAGATTCCTCTTTCTCTGCGGTAAACCCCTTGGTGAACCTATCTCATGGAAAGGTCCTATCGTGATGAACACCAAAGAGGAGATCCAAACCGCTTTCCGTGAGCTTCATGACGGCACTTTCATCAAGTAACGATTAGATTAAATTTTTTTACTTTTATCTTTAGGGAACCCTATAGTCGGAACCCATCCGACTATAGGGTTCCCTAATGGTTTCTTATTGAAAGAACAGATTTTTTGTGGTTCAATCTGCAGTATTTTTATAAAGGCATAGATATATTCTAACTTCTTGCGCGTAATGAAGTTAAGATATATCAAATAATGCGATCATTATCTATCTAATATGACACAATTTTTTTCTCTACTGCTGAATTCTATCTAAATATTTGAAAGCTAATACCATTCTTGTTTTAAATTGACATAAAAATCGAGAACAGCAAAGATGTGCTGTCCTTTAAGAGAACTTATCATGAAAAATTGAACAATAGAATTATAATAGGAGGAATATTGATGGAATTGAGAGGAAAGGTTGTAGTAGCACAGGGTGGAGGTCCGACAGCAGTGATCAATCAATCATTGGTTGGAGTTGCTTTAGAGGCGAGGAAATTTCCACAGGTCACCCGGGTTTATGGATCAGAACATGGTTTAGCAGGAATTTTAAAAGAGGATTTTCTTGATCTGACACAGGAAACAAAGCATAA
Encoded here:
- a CDS encoding pirin family protein; this translates as MRRIKLIRTAVPILEGAGVHLKRAFGYSETPLFDPFLMLDDFRNDEPDKYLAGFPWHPHRGIETITYMLAGSAEHGDSLGNSGTIHKGEVQWMTAGSGIIHQEMPKPDKDGKMYGFQLWANLPAKQKMMEPRYRDIRASDIPLVKTAEGAEIKIICGNYGKVSGSVNDIVIEPQYWDVMIPANRQLTLPTPTEHNCFIYCYGGEAIIDEQKIVNRQTVLFEDGDEISIQALTEDFRFLFLCGKPLGEPISWKGPIVMNTKEEIQTAFRELHDGTFIK
- a CDS encoding helical backbone metal receptor, producing MKYLVLLVIFILLISCSQERERSEEDRYVITSPEVGEIFYLLQGVKNVVGVTEEVDYPADFKEIPKVGNFGAVSREKIIALDPTIVFTSGLEQEHLSFELEKAGIKTVSIYPQSINEFLVSIEEIAKYLKIEEKGKEIADSLRNEIDNLRYLDKERPSVYLEIYGNPIMSVSRYSFIGEIVELAGGTNIFDELPRDYSRVRAEDVIMADPDIIILTYPGITAEDVRSRKGWQNIKACQDGRIYTIEDIDPDIILRASPRIIEGIKKLQEIFFDV
- a CDS encoding iron ABC transporter permease, producing MKSKIVIRGLIFGLLAVGIVYMYLTYRASSGYIVAQVRFPRLLLTFLTGFVLGGVGSVYQIMLNNPLAEPYILGVSSGAALGSVIAIILGLYLLIPVFAFVGALILILIVWYLAQIGGFFSSTKLLLSGIIAGMFCASLISLLLYLNQREIGSIIGVLMGNLGHIFSIKEWQVFRFVVGGSVLLMIYLFSLSDKLNILTSGDLVAASLGIEIKQIRRNVFVVSSLLVGVTVAYAGIIGFVGLLVPHIVRMLFGNDQRRVFLLSALGGAIFLILCDFLAMHLTVIEIPVGVITAFVGCPFFVYCFAKRK